A genomic window from Clostridia bacterium includes:
- a CDS encoding glucose-6-phosphate isomerase: MTRVSLHAAAGFPLTLDLDTGRLEFTPDVQVGSVSTRRLEEMRPVLADPAAEGPDEWYVMYRDVGTADVRRQAAAWGVRYDLTVLRPGTAGRERIKTAGHDHPLKPGEAVTYPELYQVIHGQAVYLMQESRDGEDAAAGREVVLVEAGPGDVVVIPPGFGHVTVNIGSSWLVMCNWVADGFASLYEPIRRTRGAAVYVLDDGRGGWTLASNPRYAPPAVRHVRAGDVPGLDIASSLPVYRALPEFPDRFAFLTFPERAAPLFARVRAAWQAGQTLTVLA, encoded by the coding sequence GTGACCCGCGTATCTCTTCATGCTGCAGCCGGCTTCCCGTTGACGCTCGACCTGGACACCGGTCGCCTCGAGTTCACGCCGGACGTGCAGGTGGGCTCCGTGTCCACCCGGCGGCTGGAGGAGATGCGGCCGGTGCTCGCCGACCCGGCCGCGGAGGGCCCGGACGAGTGGTACGTCATGTACCGGGATGTCGGAACGGCCGACGTCCGGCGACAGGCGGCCGCCTGGGGCGTGCGCTACGACCTGACCGTCCTGCGTCCGGGCACGGCGGGGCGGGAGCGGATCAAGACGGCCGGGCACGACCATCCGTTGAAGCCGGGCGAGGCCGTCACGTACCCGGAGCTGTATCAGGTCATCCATGGACAGGCCGTGTACCTCATGCAGGAGAGCCGGGACGGGGAGGACGCCGCCGCGGGGCGGGAAGTCGTGCTCGTCGAGGCCGGCCCGGGCGACGTCGTCGTGATCCCGCCCGGCTTCGGCCACGTGACGGTCAACATCGGCTCAAGCTGGCTTGTGATGTGCAACTGGGTGGCCGACGGCTTCGCGTCGCTCTACGAGCCCATCCGCCGCACCCGCGGCGCGGCCGTCTACGTCCTGGACGACGGCCGCGGGGGATGGACGCTCGCGTCGAATCCCAGGTACGCGCCGCCCGCGGTCCGCCACGTGCGAGCAGGCGACGTGCCTGGCCTCGACATCGCGTCATCCCTGCCGGTGTACCGCGCGCTTCCGGAGTTTCCCGACCGCTTTGCCTTTCTCACGTTCCCGGAGCGGGCGGCTCCGCTGTTCGCGCGCGTGCGGGCCGCCTGGCAAGCGGGGCAGACGCTGACCGTGCTCGCGTGA
- the hemG gene encoding protoporphyrinogen oxidase produces MPDGAPHVAVVGGGLAGLGAAWRLARIAEETRAPIRITVLEAAARLGGKVFTRRERGLVVEAGPDSFLAAKPAMRAWVEALGLAGDLRGMGPRRHAYVVRDGALHRLPAGLRGIVPASYAGLFRSTLFRDGERRRVLLDRALPRRSGPPLEEASLGELVRLHFGDAWAAYLAEPLLAGIHAAALDRLSARAVQPDLLRWHAEGSWIAAARRAARAARRAGGAQARDAGAGPAHAVPSSPFLTLKDGLFQVVEAAAAALSASGVRLFTDAAVARLRESPGGTYRVELADGSAEVADAVVLATPALVSARLLEGVAPDAAAALDGIPYVSTAAVALAFERSDVPGDLDGTGFLVPRGEGRTISACTWLSSKWPHTAPPGTALLRVFVGRRDDEDALALDDDALVEAVRRDLGDLMGIAAKPRWQAVFRWPRALPQYDVGHLDRVSAAEAALAGRPGLALAGAAYRGLGLPDVLAQGQAAAERVAAHVRGRAVVRS; encoded by the coding sequence ATGCCTGACGGCGCGCCGCATGTCGCGGTCGTCGGCGGCGGCCTCGCAGGGCTTGGCGCCGCCTGGCGACTGGCGCGCATCGCGGAGGAAACACGTGCGCCGATCCGCATCACCGTGCTGGAAGCGGCGGCGCGGCTCGGCGGCAAGGTCTTCACGCGCCGGGAGCGGGGGCTTGTCGTCGAAGCCGGGCCGGATTCGTTCCTCGCCGCCAAGCCGGCGATGCGCGCATGGGTGGAGGCGCTGGGCCTCGCCGGGGACCTTCGCGGCATGGGGCCGCGACGCCACGCGTACGTGGTGCGGGACGGCGCGCTTCACCGGCTGCCCGCGGGCCTGCGCGGCATCGTGCCGGCGAGCTACGCCGGGCTCTTCCGCAGCACGCTCTTTCGCGACGGGGAACGGCGGCGCGTGCTCCTCGACCGCGCGCTGCCCCGCCGGTCGGGGCCGCCGCTGGAGGAGGCGTCGCTCGGGGAACTCGTGCGCCTGCACTTCGGCGACGCGTGGGCGGCGTACCTGGCGGAGCCTCTCCTGGCGGGGATCCACGCCGCCGCGTTGGATCGCCTGAGCGCGCGCGCGGTGCAACCCGATCTGCTGCGCTGGCATGCCGAGGGCAGCTGGATCGCCGCGGCCCGGCGGGCGGCGCGCGCCGCGCGCCGGGCGGGCGGGGCCCAGGCGCGCGACGCCGGGGCGGGCCCCGCGCACGCGGTGCCATCCAGCCCGTTCCTCACGCTGAAGGACGGGCTGTTCCAGGTCGTCGAGGCGGCCGCGGCGGCCCTGTCGGCGTCGGGCGTGCGGCTGTTCACGGATGCGGCGGTGGCGCGGCTGCGGGAGAGCCCAGGAGGCACCTACCGGGTCGAGCTCGCCGACGGATCCGCGGAGGTCGCGGACGCCGTCGTCCTCGCCACGCCGGCGTTGGTGTCGGCAAGGCTCCTGGAAGGCGTGGCGCCGGACGCGGCGGCCGCACTCGACGGGATTCCGTACGTGTCCACCGCCGCCGTGGCGCTCGCGTTCGAGCGCTCGGACGTGCCCGGGGATCTGGACGGTACCGGCTTCCTCGTCCCGCGCGGCGAGGGGCGCACGATCAGCGCCTGCACGTGGCTGTCCAGCAAGTGGCCGCACACGGCGCCGCCGGGCACGGCGCTCCTGCGCGTCTTCGTCGGCCGGCGCGACGACGAGGACGCCCTTGCCCTGGACGACGATGCGCTGGTCGAGGCCGTCCGGCGCGACCTCGGCGACCTCATGGGCATTGCGGCGAAGCCCCGGTGGCAGGCCGTCTTCCGCTGGCCGCGGGCGCTGCCGCAGTACGACGTCGGCCACCTGGACCGCGTGAGCGCGGCGGAGGCGGCGCTGGCGGGGCGGCCCGGGCTCGCGCTGGCCGGCGCGGCGTACCGCGGCCTCGGCCTTCCGGACGTGCTGGCGCAGGGGCAGGCGGCCGCGGAACGCGTGGCGGCGCACGTGCGCGGGCGGGCGGTGGTGCGCTCGTGA
- a CDS encoding ABC transporter permease subunit, producing MLRRLIPAFFALCVALLWSQIPALLDPFVGSPGVREAWADAATWSRGWPLFLRSLQVFLPGFFGGMILGVLWGAVTAWPGRRWLNALGEVSLFAAQAVPDFFAVVLIQWLFVWWVQHGGTAFLPIGGVGRPYAWVLPSLTLSLFPMAAFGRLTYTLLSETLAQPYIRTARAKGVPEWRTVLGHGLAACAATLVSAVPRVAAATVSNLAIVEYLYGYVGLAAWPFAQHGNPMQLRAPAVALAETALCFGATVLWIDLVAGEVRSWLARGRREPDRGSVAA from the coding sequence TTGCTTCGTCGCCTGATTCCTGCGTTCTTCGCGCTGTGCGTCGCGTTGCTGTGGTCCCAGATTCCGGCGCTTCTCGACCCCTTCGTGGGCTCACCGGGCGTTCGCGAGGCCTGGGCGGATGCCGCCACGTGGAGCCGCGGCTGGCCGCTCTTCCTACGGAGCCTGCAGGTATTCCTGCCGGGCTTTTTCGGCGGCATGATCCTCGGCGTCCTCTGGGGCGCCGTCACGGCGTGGCCCGGCCGCCGCTGGTTGAACGCCTTGGGCGAAGTCAGCCTGTTCGCGGCGCAGGCGGTGCCGGACTTCTTCGCCGTCGTGCTGATCCAGTGGCTGTTCGTCTGGTGGGTGCAACACGGCGGCACGGCGTTCCTGCCCATCGGCGGAGTGGGCCGGCCGTACGCGTGGGTGCTGCCGTCCCTGACGCTTTCGCTCTTTCCGATGGCCGCCTTCGGCCGGCTGACGTACACGCTGCTCTCCGAGACGCTGGCGCAGCCGTACATCCGGACGGCGCGGGCGAAGGGCGTGCCGGAATGGCGGACGGTGCTGGGCCATGGGCTGGCGGCGTGCGCCGCCACGCTCGTATCGGCCGTGCCGCGCGTCGCGGCGGCCACCGTGTCCAACCTGGCGATCGTCGAGTACCTGTACGGCTACGTTGGCCTAGCGGCGTGGCCCTTCGCCCAGCACGGCAACCCGATGCAGCTGCGGGCCCCGGCCGTGGCCCTGGCCGAGACCGCGCTGTGCTTCGGGGCGACGGTGCTGTGGATCGACCTGGTCGCCGGCGAGGTGAGGTCCTGGCTCGCGCGAGGCCGGCGGGAGCCGGATCGAGGGTCGGTGGCGGCCTGA
- a CDS encoding redoxin domain-containing protein — MTRAPRWLRWATAAVLLATAFAVFAYGQSQERRAAVGRAAPAWTLPALAGGTVDLAAFRGRPVLLNFFASWCDVCAVEAPALETFARRYEDRVPVLGVDWREPWSAVRPFVARFGLTYPVLRDADGSIARAYGLTGVPETWLIDANGVARAHVVGGLTFEDMQALYRRATGRDIDAEGVPPVSAASGDRALALARSGQRLWIGTTRGLYESDNGGRTWTPVEGVSGPVERLVAGPDGAPVALLASGRLWVWPPGDKPVASGLGADVAAAALWTDTGSLAAWTPGGLQVAALDRAADAGAWQRIAPNDALPSPPWAIAFAPDGCGLAATAKGVYRSDDAGRTWRPTGLSEEKIDLNALSSPMDALRQREPLQATDLAYDAATGAVYLATAGGVWETSDFARTARPVEGAPARRLVAVAAGEGGVWALAPNGDVYVRTLEGTGGPGAPLQTVDAGGGWRRLVSGR, encoded by the coding sequence GTGACCCGCGCGCCGCGCTGGCTGCGGTGGGCGACGGCCGCCGTCCTGCTTGCCACCGCGTTCGCCGTCTTCGCCTACGGGCAGTCCCAGGAGCGGCGCGCGGCCGTCGGCCGTGCGGCGCCGGCGTGGACGCTGCCGGCGCTGGCCGGCGGAACTGTCGATCTGGCCGCGTTTCGCGGCCGCCCCGTGCTCCTGAACTTCTTCGCCAGCTGGTGCGACGTCTGCGCCGTGGAGGCGCCCGCGCTGGAAACGTTCGCGCGGCGCTACGAAGACCGCGTCCCCGTGCTGGGGGTGGACTGGCGGGAGCCGTGGTCGGCCGTGCGCCCGTTCGTGGCCCGATTCGGGCTCACGTATCCCGTCCTTCGTGACGCGGACGGCTCGATCGCCCGCGCCTACGGGCTGACCGGCGTGCCGGAGACGTGGCTGATCGACGCGAACGGGGTGGCGCGAGCGCACGTCGTCGGCGGGCTCACGTTCGAGGATATGCAGGCGCTCTACCGCCGGGCGACGGGCCGCGACATCGACGCAGAAGGCGTCCCGCCGGTCTCCGCGGCTTCCGGCGACCGCGCGCTGGCGCTGGCCCGTTCCGGCCAGCGTCTCTGGATCGGCACGACGCGGGGGCTGTACGAGAGCGACAACGGCGGGCGCACATGGACGCCGGTGGAAGGCGTGAGCGGCCCGGTGGAGCGCCTCGTCGCCGGACCGGACGGCGCGCCGGTCGCCCTGTTGGCGTCCGGCCGCCTTTGGGTCTGGCCGCCGGGCGACAAGCCGGTGGCGTCCGGACTGGGGGCGGACGTGGCGGCGGCGGCCCTGTGGACCGATACGGGCTCCCTGGCCGCGTGGACGCCCGGCGGCCTCCAGGTGGCGGCGCTGGATCGCGCCGCCGACGCCGGCGCCTGGCAGCGCATCGCCCCGAACGATGCGCTGCCCAGCCCGCCGTGGGCGATCGCCTTCGCGCCGGACGGCTGCGGGCTGGCCGCCACGGCAAAGGGCGTGTACCGCAGCGACGACGCCGGTCGCACGTGGCGCCCGACCGGGCTGTCGGAAGAAAAGATCGACCTGAACGCCCTGAGTTCCCCGATGGACGCGCTGCGCCAGCGCGAACCCCTCCAGGCCACGGATCTCGCGTACGACGCCGCGACGGGCGCCGTGTACCTGGCGACGGCCGGCGGCGTGTGGGAGACGTCCGACTTCGCCCGGACGGCGCGGCCCGTCGAGGGCGCGCCGGCCCGCCGCCTCGTCGCCGTCGCGGCCGGGGAGGGCGGCGTCTGGGCGCTGGCGCCGAACGGGGACGTGTACGTGCGGACTTTGGAGGGAACAGGCGGTCCGGGTGCGCCGCTCCAAACGGTCGATGCCGGGGGTGGCTGGCGGCGCCTCGTTTCGGGGCGCTGA
- a CDS encoding ferrochelatase produces the protein RWSTAYQSAGRRAVPWLGPDVLEQMRDEAARGARAIVVCPAGFVADHLEVLYDIDVECAQLARELGVAFARTASLNDDPAFIEALANVLERRARGDAHA, from the coding sequence CGGTGGTCGACGGCCTACCAGAGCGCCGGCCGCCGCGCCGTCCCGTGGCTGGGACCCGACGTGCTGGAGCAGATGCGGGACGAGGCGGCGCGCGGCGCGCGGGCGATCGTCGTCTGCCCGGCCGGCTTCGTCGCCGACCACCTCGAGGTGTTGTACGACATCGACGTCGAGTGCGCGCAACTCGCCCGGGAACTGGGCGTGGCGTTCGCACGTACCGCCTCGTTGAACGACGATCCGGCGTTCATCGAGGCGCTCGCGAACGTCTTGGAGCGCCGGGCGCGCGGGGATGCCCATGCCTGA